The proteins below are encoded in one region of Lactuca sativa cultivar Salinas chromosome 3, Lsat_Salinas_v11, whole genome shotgun sequence:
- the LOC111920770 gene encoding uncharacterized protein LOC111920770 isoform X1 — protein MHTSGKCQNGLDIRHGCSRKGVLQGKNETMSVDNSVVDSSVTEWKPDVEIKNNQESPNDKVEKDAYRSGAEDQDHSCEQVGTSNANKRSKSSDTRYFIIKSLNHDNIQLSIQRGIWATQVMNEPILEEAYHNSGKVILIFSVNMSGFFQGYAQMMSSVGWRRDNVWSHGHGGSKPWGRSFKVKWLRLQDLPFQKTLHLKNPLNQYKPVKISRDCQELPQDIGEALCELIDGENCLDENQTSYAFNMDILAPSFYGLQEEECEVAVAPTPMHIAATPMMYPSMVYQHESEASRFHQRQAAGGFHNHNTEETSFMNKNVDMVGGDKSLVCDDWDLCAERNGGGHGHANNNNNNAAITDDDILEMTYEEYLEAHARGGKRMSRQPEPCRRKSRDSSISKEHDDESDSRSRSRKRSRHHHHHHHHHHHRK, from the exons ATGCATACAAGTGGGAAATGCCAAAACGGACTAGATATAAGACATGGTTGTTCAAGAAAAGGCGTTTTGCAAG GCAAGAACGAGACCATGTCTGTTGATAATTCTGTAGTTGATTCTTCAGTGACTGAATGGAAGCCTGATGTAGAGATTAAAAACAATCAAG AAAGCCCAAATGACAAAGTAGAAAAGGATGCATATCGTTCTGGGGCAGAAGATCAAGACCATTCTTGTGAACAAGTAGGAACATCAAATGCAAATAAAAGGAGTAAATCAAGTGATACAAGATATTTCATCATAAAGAGTTTAAACCATGATAATATCCAACTATCAATCCAGAGAGGAATTTGGGCTACCCAAGTGATGAATGAACCCATCTTGGAAGAAGCCTATCAT AATTCTGGTAAGGTGATTTTAATATTTAGTGTGAATATGAGTGGTTTCTTTCAAGGGTATGCCCAGATGATGTCATCTGTTGGGTGGAGAAGGGACAATGTTTGGAGCCATGGACATGGTGGAAGCAAACCATGGGGTCGCAGTTTTAAGGTGAAATGGCTTCGGTTACAAGACTTGCCTTTCCAGAAGACACTTCATTTAAAGAATCCTTTGAATCAATACAAACCTGTTAAAATCAGTAGAGATTGCCAG GAGTTACCTCAAGATATTGGAGAAGCTCTGTGTGAGCTGATTGATGGGGAAAATTGTTTGGATGAAAATCAGactag TTATGCGTTTAACATGGATATATTGGCACCGAGTTTTTATGGTTTACAAGAGGAGGAATGTGAGGTGGCGGTGGCCCCCACCCCCATGCATATAGCAGCAACACCTATGATGTACCCTTCAATGGTGTATCAGCATGAATCAGAAGCAAGTAGATTTCATCAAAGACAAGCAGCAGGGGGATTTCATAATCACAACACAGAAGAAACTAGTTTCATGAACAAAAATGTGGACATGGTTGGTGGTGATAAATCCTTGGTTTGTGATGATTGGGATTTGTGTGCAGAAAGGAACGGAGGAGGACATGGACatgctaataataataataataacgctGCTATTACTGATGATGATATCCTCGAAATG ACATATGAAGAGTATCTGGAAGCCCATGCCAGAGGTGGCAAAAGAATGTCACGTCAACCG GAGCCTTGTAGACGAAAAAGTCGAGACTCGTCCATTAGCAAAGAGCACGATGATGAGTC TGATTCACGTTCGCGGTCAAGGAAAAGAAGTCggcatcaccatcatcatcatcatcatcatcatcatcgtaaATGA
- the LOC111920770 gene encoding uncharacterized protein LOC111920770 isoform X2 has protein sequence MSVDNSVVDSSVTEWKPDVEIKNNQESPNDKVEKDAYRSGAEDQDHSCEQVGTSNANKRSKSSDTRYFIIKSLNHDNIQLSIQRGIWATQVMNEPILEEAYHNSGKVILIFSVNMSGFFQGYAQMMSSVGWRRDNVWSHGHGGSKPWGRSFKVKWLRLQDLPFQKTLHLKNPLNQYKPVKISRDCQELPQDIGEALCELIDGENCLDENQTSYAFNMDILAPSFYGLQEEECEVAVAPTPMHIAATPMMYPSMVYQHESEASRFHQRQAAGGFHNHNTEETSFMNKNVDMVGGDKSLVCDDWDLCAERNGGGHGHANNNNNNAAITDDDILEMTYEEYLEAHARGGKRMSRQPEPCRRKSRDSSISKEHDDESDSRSRSRKRSRHHHHHHHHHHHRK, from the exons ATGTCTGTTGATAATTCTGTAGTTGATTCTTCAGTGACTGAATGGAAGCCTGATGTAGAGATTAAAAACAATCAAG AAAGCCCAAATGACAAAGTAGAAAAGGATGCATATCGTTCTGGGGCAGAAGATCAAGACCATTCTTGTGAACAAGTAGGAACATCAAATGCAAATAAAAGGAGTAAATCAAGTGATACAAGATATTTCATCATAAAGAGTTTAAACCATGATAATATCCAACTATCAATCCAGAGAGGAATTTGGGCTACCCAAGTGATGAATGAACCCATCTTGGAAGAAGCCTATCAT AATTCTGGTAAGGTGATTTTAATATTTAGTGTGAATATGAGTGGTTTCTTTCAAGGGTATGCCCAGATGATGTCATCTGTTGGGTGGAGAAGGGACAATGTTTGGAGCCATGGACATGGTGGAAGCAAACCATGGGGTCGCAGTTTTAAGGTGAAATGGCTTCGGTTACAAGACTTGCCTTTCCAGAAGACACTTCATTTAAAGAATCCTTTGAATCAATACAAACCTGTTAAAATCAGTAGAGATTGCCAG GAGTTACCTCAAGATATTGGAGAAGCTCTGTGTGAGCTGATTGATGGGGAAAATTGTTTGGATGAAAATCAGactag TTATGCGTTTAACATGGATATATTGGCACCGAGTTTTTATGGTTTACAAGAGGAGGAATGTGAGGTGGCGGTGGCCCCCACCCCCATGCATATAGCAGCAACACCTATGATGTACCCTTCAATGGTGTATCAGCATGAATCAGAAGCAAGTAGATTTCATCAAAGACAAGCAGCAGGGGGATTTCATAATCACAACACAGAAGAAACTAGTTTCATGAACAAAAATGTGGACATGGTTGGTGGTGATAAATCCTTGGTTTGTGATGATTGGGATTTGTGTGCAGAAAGGAACGGAGGAGGACATGGACatgctaataataataataataacgctGCTATTACTGATGATGATATCCTCGAAATG ACATATGAAGAGTATCTGGAAGCCCATGCCAGAGGTGGCAAAAGAATGTCACGTCAACCG GAGCCTTGTAGACGAAAAAGTCGAGACTCGTCCATTAGCAAAGAGCACGATGATGAGTC TGATTCACGTTCGCGGTCAAGGAAAAGAAGTCggcatcaccatcatcatcatcatcatcatcatcatcgtaaATGA